In one Denitratisoma sp. genomic region, the following are encoded:
- a CDS encoding efflux RND transporter permease subunit, translating to MFDAIINTSLKQRLIVLGVSLLLVIYGALTVRQMPVDVFPDLNKPTVTLMTEAGGMAPEEVEQLITFPIESSMNGMPGVTRVRSVSGVGLSIVYVEFEWGSDIYRNRQQISERLNLVREQLPEGIVPQLGPISSIMGEILLIALPADPAKASPMQVREYADWVMRPRLLTIPGVAQVIPIGGELRQYRVELKPAQLAALGIERERLESALKDFGANTSGGFLEAQGREYLIRQIGRTSRLEDLQNLVVAMKNGQPILLKQLAEVKLASAIKRGDAGYNAKPAVILSVQKQPAADSVRLTREVERALAELERGRPAGIEAPQFLFKQADFIEHSVSNVEEALRDGAILVAVILFLFLLNVRTTLISLTAIPLSLLVTALVFRYFGLSINTMTLGGLAIAIGELVDDAVVGVENVLRRLKLNRAHHEPRPVAEVIAAATLEVRSAIVYATFIIVLVFVPLFVLPGIEGRLFTPLGVAYIVSILASMIVSVTVTPVLAYYLLPRMKQLHAGDSPLVTRLKRWDAKLLHWSFTRSRTLLAGALVAVAAAAASIPFFPRSFLPPFNEGTLTINVLLNPGTSLAESNRIGAAAEALVAQVPEVIQVGRRTGRAELDEHAEGVHYTEMDVDLKPSERSREAIIGDIRARLAVLPASSSVGQPISHRLDHLLSGVRAQIALKVYGDDLDTLRGLASDLRARLARIPGVTDLAVEKQVLIPQIKIRLDYEQAARYGVAPGALLRSLEQMIEGERITQVVEGSKRFDLVVRLPESDRGLQALSGLLIETPGGPVPLARLAAIEDGEGPNQVSRENARRRIVISANTDGRDMSKVIADIRAELAARPMPEGYFTALEGQFQAQEDAARLIALLAAVSLTMIFLVLYSRYRSAALTAIIMGNIPLALVGSVVALWISGQPLSVAALVGFITLTGIATRNGILKISHYINLCAFEGEQFGDRMIVRGSLERLTPVLMTALVAAFALVPLLVSADAPGKEVLHPVAVVIFGGLVSSTLLDTLLTPVMFRLWGEKPLQRLLALKDQQSF from the coding sequence ATGTTCGACGCCATCATCAACACGAGCCTGAAGCAGCGGCTCATCGTCCTCGGCGTGTCGCTGCTGCTGGTGATCTACGGCGCACTCACCGTGCGCCAGATGCCGGTCGACGTCTTTCCCGACCTCAACAAGCCGACCGTGACGCTGATGACCGAGGCCGGCGGCATGGCGCCGGAGGAGGTCGAGCAGCTGATCACGTTCCCCATCGAGTCGAGCATGAACGGCATGCCCGGGGTAACCCGCGTGCGCTCCGTATCCGGCGTCGGCTTGTCCATCGTCTATGTCGAATTCGAGTGGGGCTCGGACATCTACCGCAACCGCCAGCAGATCAGCGAGCGCCTCAACCTGGTGCGCGAGCAGTTGCCCGAAGGCATCGTGCCGCAACTCGGGCCCATCTCCTCGATCATGGGGGAGATCCTGCTCATCGCCCTGCCGGCCGATCCGGCCAAGGCGAGCCCGATGCAGGTGCGCGAGTACGCCGACTGGGTAATGCGGCCGCGCCTGCTGACCATCCCCGGCGTGGCCCAGGTGATCCCGATCGGCGGCGAGCTGAGGCAATACCGCGTCGAGCTCAAGCCGGCGCAGCTGGCGGCACTGGGCATCGAACGTGAGCGGCTGGAGTCGGCGCTGAAAGATTTCGGCGCCAACACCAGCGGCGGATTTCTCGAGGCGCAGGGACGCGAATACCTGATCCGCCAGATCGGCCGCACCAGCCGCCTCGAGGACCTGCAGAACCTGGTGGTGGCCATGAAGAATGGCCAGCCCATCCTGTTGAAACAGCTTGCCGAAGTGAAGCTGGCGTCCGCCATCAAGCGCGGCGATGCCGGCTACAACGCCAAGCCGGCAGTCATCCTCTCGGTGCAGAAGCAGCCTGCCGCCGACAGCGTACGACTGACGCGCGAGGTCGAACGGGCGTTGGCCGAGCTCGAAAGGGGGCGGCCTGCCGGCATCGAGGCGCCGCAGTTCCTCTTCAAGCAGGCAGACTTCATCGAACACTCGGTAAGCAACGTCGAGGAGGCGCTGCGCGACGGCGCCATCCTGGTGGCGGTGATCCTGTTCCTGTTCCTGCTCAACGTGCGCACCACGCTGATCTCGCTCACGGCCATCCCGCTCTCGCTGTTGGTGACGGCGCTTGTGTTCCGCTATTTCGGCCTGTCGATCAACACCATGACGCTGGGGGGGCTCGCCATCGCCATCGGCGAGCTGGTGGACGACGCGGTGGTCGGCGTCGAGAACGTGCTGCGCCGGCTCAAACTCAACCGCGCTCACCACGAGCCGCGGCCGGTGGCGGAGGTGATCGCCGCAGCGACTCTGGAAGTGCGCTCGGCCATCGTCTACGCCACCTTCATCATCGTCCTGGTGTTCGTGCCGCTGTTCGTCCTGCCCGGCATCGAGGGGCGCCTGTTCACGCCGCTCGGCGTGGCCTACATCGTCTCCATCCTCGCCAGCATGATCGTCTCGGTCACCGTCACGCCGGTGCTGGCGTATTACCTGCTGCCCCGCATGAAGCAGCTGCATGCCGGCGACAGCCCGCTGGTGACCCGCCTCAAGCGCTGGGACGCGAAGCTGCTGCACTGGTCCTTCACCCGCAGCCGAACCCTGCTTGCCGGCGCCCTGGTCGCGGTGGCCGCCGCTGCCGCCAGCATTCCCTTCTTCCCGCGCTCGTTCCTGCCGCCCTTCAACGAGGGCACGCTGACCATCAACGTCCTGCTCAATCCCGGCACATCGCTCGCCGAGTCGAACCGCATCGGCGCGGCCGCCGAAGCCCTAGTCGCGCAGGTGCCCGAGGTGATCCAGGTCGGCCGCCGCACCGGCCGCGCCGAACTCGACGAACACGCCGAGGGCGTGCATTACACCGAGATGGACGTCGACCTGAAGCCTTCCGAGCGTAGCCGCGAGGCGATCATCGGCGACATCCGGGCGCGGCTTGCCGTGCTGCCGGCATCGAGCAGCGTCGGCCAGCCCATCTCGCATCGCCTCGACCATCTGCTCTCCGGCGTGCGCGCACAAATCGCGCTGAAGGTGTACGGCGACGACCTCGACACCCTGCGCGGACTGGCTTCCGATCTGCGTGCGCGCCTGGCGAGGATACCGGGCGTCACCGACCTGGCGGTCGAGAAGCAGGTGCTCATCCCGCAGATCAAGATCCGCCTCGATTACGAGCAGGCGGCGCGCTACGGCGTGGCGCCGGGCGCGCTGCTGCGTTCGCTGGAGCAGATGATCGAGGGCGAGCGCATCACCCAGGTCGTCGAGGGCAGCAAACGTTTCGACCTCGTCGTGCGCCTGCCCGAGAGCGACCGCGGCTTGCAGGCGCTCTCCGGCCTGCTCATCGAGACGCCGGGCGGCCCGGTGCCGCTGGCGCGCCTGGCGGCTATCGAGGACGGCGAGGGGCCGAACCAGGTCAGCCGGGAGAATGCACGCCGCCGCATCGTCATCTCCGCCAACACCGACGGCCGCGACATGTCGAAGGTGATCGCCGACATCCGCGCCGAGCTCGCCGCGCGGCCGATGCCGGAGGGCTACTTCACCGCGCTGGAGGGCCAGTTTCAGGCGCAGGAGGACGCGGCGCGCCTGATCGCCCTGCTGGCGGCGGTTTCGCTGACCATGATTTTCCTCGTCCTCTACAGCCGCTACCGCTCGGCGGCGCTCACCGCGATCATCATGGGCAACATCCCGCTGGCGCTGGTCGGTAGCGTCGTCGCCCTGTGGATCTCCGGCCAGCCGCTCTCTGTGGCGGCGCTGGTCGGCTTCATCACGCTGACCGGCATCGCCACGCGCAACGGCATCCTGAAAATCAGCCATTACATCAACCTGTGCGCCTTCGAGGGCGAGCAGTTCGGCGACCGCATGATCGTGCGGGGCTCGCTGGAGCGCCTCACCCCCGTGTTGATGACGGCGCTGGTGGCGGCCTTCGCCCTGGTGCCGCTGCTGGTCTCGGCCGATGCGCCGGGCAAGGAAGTGCTGCATCCGGTGGCGGTGGTGATCTTCGGCGGCCTGGTCAGCTCGACGCTGCTGGATACGCTGCTGACGCCGGTGATGTTCCGCCTGTGGGGAGAGAAGCCCTTGCAGCGGCTGTTGGCATTGAAGGATCAACAAAGTTTCTGA
- a CDS encoding DUF411 domain-containing protein gives MLAAFGAGAEPLPEVVMHKDPNCGCCGKWAEHLEANGFRVKTVMERDMQAVKGRFGVPQRLASCHTAKVGGYVIEGHVPASAIKRLLREKPAVTGLSAPGMPSGSPGMEVPGRKDPYDVVSFDGAGRSRIFERYR, from the coding sequence ATGCTAGCCGCCTTCGGTGCCGGCGCCGAGCCGCTGCCGGAGGTGGTGATGCACAAGGACCCGAACTGCGGCTGCTGCGGGAAGTGGGCCGAGCATCTGGAGGCGAACGGTTTCCGCGTGAAGACCGTGATGGAACGCGACATGCAGGCGGTGAAGGGACGCTTCGGCGTGCCGCAGCGGCTGGCTTCCTGCCACACGGCGAAAGTGGGGGGCTATGTCATCGAGGGCCACGTGCCGGCCTCGGCGATCAAGAGGCTGTTGCGCGAGAAGCCGGCTGTGACGGGACTGTCGGCGCCGGGCATGCCGTCCGGCTCGCCCGGCATGGAAGTGCCGGGCCGGAAAGACCCCTACGACGTGGTCTCCTTCGACGGCGCCGGGCGCAGCCGCATCTTCGAGCGCTACCGCTGA
- a CDS encoding HDOD domain-containing protein: MSPVLSRETVLSRIADLPALPAVVGDILGAIEDETETVERLVGRVNADPVLVARILGAANAAAQGGRQRIGSLMDAITLLGFNRVRQLVLMTALVRQFQPLAPGFDPTAFWRHSFAVAACAGALARETAFDEELAFNAGLLHDIGQLLIVVAFPREFEEILARMAALDTDTDTVEAEREVLGLDHGQVGSILAGYWRLPEAFVEAIDGHHQPDVTNYEAYSNIVHVAEVLSYALDIGTVPRSVVPALSDFARAHLGVSWPAVAGRFGEIEARYRAACLDFGF; encoded by the coding sequence ATGAGCCCTGTCCTGAGCCGCGAAACCGTGCTGTCCCGGATCGCCGATCTGCCGGCGCTGCCGGCCGTGGTGGGCGACATTCTCGGCGCCATCGAGGACGAAACCGAGACCGTCGAACGGCTGGTCGGCCGCGTCAATGCCGATCCGGTCCTGGTTGCGCGCATTCTCGGTGCCGCGAATGCCGCCGCGCAGGGAGGACGGCAGCGCATCGGCAGCCTCATGGATGCAATCACCCTGCTCGGCTTCAATCGCGTGCGCCAACTCGTCCTCATGACTGCGCTGGTGCGCCAGTTTCAGCCTTTGGCGCCGGGGTTCGATCCGACCGCCTTCTGGCGGCACAGCTTCGCCGTCGCGGCATGTGCCGGTGCGCTGGCGCGGGAAACCGCCTTCGACGAGGAACTGGCGTTCAACGCCGGCCTGCTGCACGACATCGGCCAGCTGCTGATCGTGGTTGCTTTCCCGCGCGAATTCGAGGAGATCCTTGCCCGCATGGCGGCGCTCGACACCGACACCGACACCGTCGAGGCCGAGCGCGAGGTCCTCGGCCTCGACCATGGACAGGTCGGCAGCATCCTGGCCGGATACTGGCGTCTTCCCGAGGCGTTCGTCGAGGCCATCGATGGCCACCACCAGCCGGATGTGACGAACTACGAGGCTTATTCGAACATCGTGCACGTCGCCGAAGTGCTGTCCTACGCCCTGGACATCGGCACGGTGCCGCGCAGCGTGGTGCCGGCGCTTTCGGACTTCGCCCGCGCCCACCTGGGCGTCTCCTGGCCGGCCGTGGCCGGACGGTTCGGCGAAATCGAAGCCAGGTATCGCGCCGCCTGCCTGGATTTCGGGTTTTGA
- a CDS encoding tetratricopeptide repeat protein — translation MTAKLLLTRLTLLLLVATLLAACAGLTLQSEIDGLMKEGQQLYSEKKYDAAIDKFVIVIGKDPAYWQAYLWAARAFIAKGNWGDAIANGRKAFELAPKDKETLPVFVQALFGGGADALKNGRFAESVNLFVEYLKLEPGSTQAWLNVGKAYLGQKDFRQALGAFAQGLAAGGGAERQELVRQLLDGGVQAFASGRHRESIDLLREYLKYDARNLQAYLNIAKAYWETGDRGKALDAFRQVLQLDPRQEEALRYMLRR, via the coding sequence ATGACTGCCAAGCTGCTGCTTACCCGGCTGACCCTGCTGCTGTTGGTTGCGACCCTGCTCGCCGCCTGCGCCGGCCTGACCCTGCAAAGCGAGATCGACGGCCTGATGAAGGAAGGCCAGCAGCTTTATTCGGAAAAGAAATACGACGCGGCCATCGACAAGTTCGTCATCGTCATCGGCAAGGATCCCGCCTACTGGCAGGCCTACCTGTGGGCGGCGCGCGCCTTCATCGCCAAGGGCAACTGGGGCGACGCCATCGCCAACGGCCGCAAGGCTTTCGAGCTCGCGCCGAAGGACAAGGAAACGCTGCCGGTGTTCGTCCAGGCCCTCTTCGGCGGCGGCGCCGATGCGCTGAAGAACGGCCGCTTCGCCGAGTCGGTGAACCTCTTCGTCGAATACCTCAAGCTCGAGCCCGGCAGTACCCAGGCCTGGCTCAACGTCGGCAAGGCCTACCTCGGCCAGAAGGATTTCCGCCAGGCGCTCGGCGCCTTCGCCCAGGGGCTGGCCGCCGGCGGCGGTGCGGAACGCCAGGAGCTGGTCCGCCAGCTCCTCGACGGCGGCGTGCAGGCCTTCGCCAGCGGCAGGCACCGCGAGTCGATCGACCTGCTCAGGGAGTACCTCAAGTACGACGCAAGGAACCTGCAGGCCTACCTGAACATTGCCAAGGCCTACTGGGAAACCGGCGACCGGGGCAAGGCGCTGGACGCCTTCAGGCAGGTGCTGCAGCTCGATCCGCGCCAGGAGGAGGCGCTGCGCTACATGCTGCGGCGCTGA
- a CDS encoding M48 family metalloprotease: MHFGVPLIALAAALLAGCATVTNPVTGQRELTVMDERSEIAEGRKAHEEVLQDYGVYADPRLQAYVNELGQRLAKQSHRKNLEWHFTVLDSPEVNAFALPGGYVYVTRGLMAYMESEADLAGVIGHEIGHVTARHGAQRATRQRTAGLGVLAATVLGAVLEVKGVSGATDIASTLSQGVAAGYIASYSRDQETQADQLGAEYLARNNYDPKNMIDVIRVLKSQEQYVSDTARAEGRTPTAGAGWLASHPSNDKRLQDIARFAAQYKGKYGDEGRARYLQAIDGMAFGESREQGVTRGRNFYHEPLGIVLTAPEGWRVQNSHEAVALVNSAGDAGLVVQVVPPKAGNSHDEIIRNVFRLEQGRTERLALGGFPATHFAGIARNRQGQAQAVEATVATGPANRYFLLFYGARDAQALARARGQLRQAEASFRAFTAADRAAARPWALKTAPYRRGAFGQLARQSPLGGNAEAQLRLLNGVYAGGEPPAGQPIKVVE, from the coding sequence ATGCACTTCGGAGTGCCGCTGATCGCCCTTGCCGCCGCGTTGCTGGCCGGCTGCGCAACCGTGACGAACCCGGTCACCGGGCAGCGCGAACTGACCGTCATGGACGAGCGCAGCGAGATCGCCGAAGGCCGCAAGGCGCACGAGGAGGTGTTGCAGGATTACGGCGTCTACGCCGACCCGCGCCTGCAGGCCTACGTGAATGAGCTGGGCCAGCGCCTGGCGAAGCAGTCCCACCGCAAGAACCTGGAGTGGCATTTCACGGTGCTGGACAGCCCGGAGGTGAACGCCTTCGCGTTGCCCGGCGGCTATGTCTACGTCACCCGTGGCCTGATGGCCTACATGGAGAGCGAGGCCGACCTGGCCGGCGTCATCGGCCACGAGATCGGCCACGTTACCGCCCGTCATGGCGCCCAGCGTGCCACGCGCCAGCGGACGGCGGGCCTCGGCGTGCTGGCCGCCACCGTCCTCGGCGCCGTGCTCGAGGTGAAGGGCGTGAGCGGCGCCACCGACATTGCCAGCACGCTGTCGCAGGGCGTGGCGGCCGGCTACATCGCCTCCTACAGCCGCGATCAGGAAACGCAGGCCGACCAGCTCGGCGCGGAATACTTGGCGCGCAACAACTACGATCCGAAGAACATGATCGATGTCATCCGCGTGCTGAAGAGCCAGGAGCAATACGTCTCCGACACCGCGCGCGCCGAGGGGCGCACGCCGACGGCCGGCGCGGGATGGCTGGCCTCGCACCCGAGCAACGACAAGCGCCTGCAGGACATCGCCCGGTTCGCCGCACAGTACAAGGGCAAGTACGGCGACGAGGGCCGCGCCCGCTACCTGCAGGCCATCGACGGCATGGCCTTCGGCGAGAGCCGCGAGCAGGGCGTCACGCGCGGACGGAACTTCTACCATGAGCCGCTCGGCATCGTGCTGACCGCGCCGGAGGGTTGGCGCGTGCAGAATTCTCATGAGGCAGTGGCGCTGGTGAATAGCGCCGGGGATGCCGGCCTGGTCGTGCAGGTGGTGCCGCCGAAGGCCGGCAATTCCCACGACGAGATCATCCGCAATGTCTTCCGGCTGGAGCAAGGGCGTACCGAGCGGCTGGCATTGGGCGGTTTTCCCGCCACCCACTTCGCCGGCATTGCCCGCAACCGGCAGGGACAGGCGCAGGCGGTCGAGGCGACCGTGGCGACCGGACCCGCCAACCGGTATTTCCTGCTGTTCTACGGCGCCCGTGATGCGCAGGCGCTTGCCCGCGCCCGCGGCCAGTTGCGGCAGGCGGAGGCCTCGTTCCGCGCCTTCACTGCGGCGGACCGGGCGGCGGCGCGCCCCTGGGCGCTGAAGACGGCGCCCTACCGGCGCGGCGCGTTCGGGCAGCTGGCGCGGCAGTCGCCGCTGGGCGGCAACGCCGAGGCGCAGCTGCGCCTGCTCAACGGCGTCTATGCCGGCGGGGAGCCGCCGGCCGGACAGCCGATCAAGGTGGTGGAGTAG
- a CDS encoding methylmalonyl-CoA mutase family protein has translation MTDLSVSQKISPYKPKHKVRFVTAASLFDGHDASINIMRRILQSTGTEVIHLGHNRSVEEIVTAALQEDVQGIAVSSYQGGHVEYFKYMVDLLRQRGGEGIKVFGGGGGVIVPAEIRELHDYGVAHIYSVEDGQKMGLQGMINDMVAHCDFDLTQAAPRDLKAIESGDRRALARLMTALENGAVDDKLKSQLLQDGAKAKVPTLGITGTGGSGKSSLTDELIRRLRLDQDDKLKIAVVAVDPSRKRTGGALLGDRIRMNAIGHPNVFMRSLATRDTGSEISAALPEVVAACKLAGFDLVVVETSGIGQGDAAIVPHVDASLYVMTPEFGAASQLEKIDMLDFADFVAINKFDRKGAEDAFRDVRKQVQRNRELFAVPLEEMPVFGTMAARFNDDGVTALYQALLAKLVALGLKAAPGKLPKVAVKQSSRGRAIVPAERVRYLADIADSVRGYHKHTAEQATIARERQSLRTAKALFEGCGKDAAQFDELIAWKDGQLDPRARKLLEMWPDMQRAYAGDEYVVKIRDREVRTGLVYESLSGTKLRKVVLPKFEDEGETLRFLMKENVPGSFPYTAGVFAFKRENEDPTRMFAGEGDAFRTNRRFKKVSEGMPAHRLSTAFDSVTLYGCDPDLRPDIYGKVGNSGVSIATLDDMKVLYSGFDLVCPTTSVSMTINGPAPVILAMFFNTALDQQLDRFRADNKREPTEDEADKIREWVLSSVRGTVQADILKEDQGQNTCIFSTEFALKMMGDIQEYFVHNDVKNFYSVSISGYHIAEAGANPISQLAFTLANGFTYVETYLARGMHIDDFAPNLSFFFSNGMDPEYTVIGRVARRIWAVAMKNRYGANERSQKLKYHVQTSGRSLHAQEMAFNDIRTTLQALIAIYDNCNSLHTNAYDEAITTPTEESVRRAMAIQLVINREWGLAKNENPNQGAFVIDELTDLVEEAVLKEFEAISSRGGVLGAMETGYQRGKIQEESLYYEHRKHDGSYPIIGVNTFRNPKGDAQYEIELARSTEEEKQSQLKRLADFQQRHAAEAGPMLARLKQTAIENGNVFAVLVEAVRCCSLGQITQALFEVGGQYRRSM, from the coding sequence ATGACCGATTTGAGCGTGAGCCAGAAGATCAGTCCCTACAAGCCGAAGCACAAGGTGCGCTTCGTCACCGCCGCCTCGCTCTTCGACGGCCACGATGCCTCGATCAACATCATGCGGCGCATCCTGCAGTCCACCGGCACCGAGGTGATCCACCTCGGCCACAACCGTTCGGTCGAGGAGATCGTCACCGCCGCGCTGCAGGAGGACGTGCAGGGCATCGCCGTCTCCTCCTACCAGGGCGGCCACGTCGAGTACTTCAAGTACATGGTGGATCTGCTGAGGCAGCGCGGCGGCGAGGGCATCAAGGTCTTCGGCGGCGGCGGCGGCGTCATCGTGCCGGCCGAGATCCGCGAGCTGCACGACTACGGCGTAGCGCACATCTACTCCGTCGAGGACGGCCAGAAGATGGGCCTGCAGGGCATGATCAACGACATGGTCGCCCATTGCGACTTCGACCTGACCCAGGCCGCCCCGCGTGACCTGAAGGCGATCGAATCCGGCGACCGCCGAGCGCTCGCCCGCCTGATGACCGCCTTGGAGAACGGCGCGGTGGACGACAAGCTGAAAAGTCAGTTGCTGCAGGACGGCGCCAAGGCCAAGGTGCCGACGCTCGGCATCACCGGCACCGGCGGCTCGGGCAAGTCGAGCCTCACCGACGAACTGATCCGCCGCCTGCGCCTCGACCAGGACGACAAGTTGAAGATCGCCGTGGTGGCGGTCGACCCCTCGCGCAAGCGCACCGGCGGCGCGCTGCTCGGCGACCGCATCCGCATGAACGCCATCGGCCACCCCAACGTCTTCATGCGCTCGCTGGCCACCCGCGACACCGGCTCGGAGATTTCCGCCGCGCTGCCGGAAGTCGTCGCGGCCTGCAAGCTGGCCGGCTTCGACCTCGTCGTCGTCGAGACCTCGGGCATCGGCCAGGGCGACGCCGCCATCGTGCCGCATGTGGACGCCTCGCTCTACGTCATGACCCCCGAGTTCGGCGCCGCCAGCCAGCTCGAGAAGATCGACATGCTGGATTTCGCCGACTTCGTCGCCATCAACAAGTTCGACCGCAAGGGCGCCGAGGATGCCTTCCGCGACGTGCGCAAGCAGGTGCAACGCAACCGAGAGCTGTTCGCCGTGCCGCTCGAGGAGATGCCGGTGTTCGGCACCATGGCGGCGCGCTTCAACGACGACGGCGTCACGGCGCTCTACCAGGCGCTGCTGGCGAAGCTGGTCGCGCTCGGCCTGAAAGCCGCGCCCGGCAAGCTGCCGAAAGTGGCGGTGAAGCAGTCCTCGCGCGGCCGCGCCATCGTGCCGGCCGAGCGCGTGCGCTACCTCGCCGACATCGCCGATTCGGTGCGCGGCTACCACAAACATACCGCCGAACAGGCGACCATTGCCCGCGAGCGGCAGAGCCTGCGCACGGCCAAGGCGCTGTTCGAGGGCTGCGGCAAGGATGCGGCACAGTTCGACGAGCTGATCGCCTGGAAGGACGGCCAGCTAGATCCGCGCGCCAGGAAGCTGCTCGAGATGTGGCCCGACATGCAGCGCGCCTACGCCGGCGACGAGTACGTGGTGAAGATCCGCGACAGGGAAGTGCGCACCGGTCTGGTCTACGAGAGCCTGTCCGGCACCAAGCTGCGCAAGGTGGTGCTGCCGAAGTTCGAGGACGAGGGCGAGACGCTGCGCTTCCTCATGAAGGAGAACGTGCCCGGCTCCTTCCCGTATACGGCGGGCGTGTTCGCCTTCAAGCGCGAGAACGAGGACCCGACGCGCATGTTCGCCGGCGAGGGCGACGCCTTCCGCACCAACCGCCGCTTCAAGAAGGTCTCCGAGGGCATGCCGGCGCACCGCCTGTCGACCGCCTTCGACTCGGTGACGCTCTACGGCTGCGACCCGGACCTGCGGCCGGACATCTACGGCAAGGTCGGCAACTCGGGCGTGTCGATTGCCACGCTCGACGACATGAAGGTGCTGTATTCCGGCTTCGACCTGGTCTGCCCGACCACCTCGGTGTCGATGACCATCAACGGCCCGGCGCCGGTGATCCTCGCCATGTTCTTCAACACGGCGCTCGACCAGCAGCTCGACCGGTTCCGCGCCGACAACAAGCGCGAGCCGACCGAGGACGAGGCCGACAAGATCCGCGAGTGGGTACTCTCCAGCGTGCGCGGCACGGTGCAGGCCGACATCCTCAAGGAGGACCAGGGCCAGAACACCTGCATCTTCTCCACCGAGTTCGCCCTCAAGATGATGGGCGACATCCAGGAGTACTTCGTCCATAACGACGTGAAGAACTTCTACTCGGTGTCGATCTCCGGCTACCACATCGCCGAGGCCGGGGCGAACCCGATCTCGCAGCTGGCCTTCACGCTGGCCAACGGCTTCACCTACGTGGAAACGTATCTCGCGCGCGGCATGCACATCGACGACTTCGCGCCGAACCTGTCCTTCTTCTTCAGCAACGGCATGGACCCGGAGTACACGGTGATCGGCCGCGTCGCCCGCCGCATCTGGGCGGTGGCGATGAAGAACCGCTACGGCGCCAACGAGCGCTCGCAAAAGCTCAAATACCACGTGCAGACCTCGGGCCGCTCGCTGCACGCCCAGGAGATGGCCTTCAACGACATCCGCACCACCCTTCAAGCGTTAATTGCCATCTACGACAACTGCAACTCGCTGCACACCAACGCCTACGACGAGGCCATCACCACGCCGACCGAGGAGTCGGTGCGCCGCGCCATGGCCATCCAGCTCGTCATCAATCGGGAATGGGGCCTGGCGAAGAACGAGAACCCGAACCAGGGCGCCTTCGTCATCGACGAGCTGACCGACCTGGTCGAGGAGGCCGTGCTGAAGGAATTCGAGGCGATTTCCTCGCGCGGCGGCGTGCTCGGCGCCATGGAGACCGGCTACCAGCGCGGCAAGATTCAGGAGGAGTCGCTCTACTACGAGCACCGCAAGCACGACGGCTCCTACCCGATCATCGGCGTGAATACCTTCCGCAACCCGAAAGGCGACGCCCAATACGAAATCGAGCTGGCGCGTTCGACGGAAGAAGAGAAACAGTCGCAACTGAAGCGGCTGGCCGATTTCCAGCAGCGCCATGCTGCCGAAGCGGGCCCGATGCTGGCGCGCCTGAAGCAGACGGCCATCGAGAACGGCAACGTCTTCGCGGTGCTGGTTGAGGCGGTGCGCTGCTGCTCGCTGGGCCAGATCACCCAGGCCCTCTTCGAGGTGGGTGGGCAATACCGCAGGAGCATGTGA
- a CDS encoding Spy/CpxP family protein refolding chaperone, protein MSTIRKVAAVVMVAGMALPGLAMADPSRGGMMGGYGGMGPGMMGGQYGPGMMGGQYGPGMMGGGYGHGMMGGYGPGMMGAQGGLFGIELDDKQRKSVNAIQDELRRKRWELMGRTMDEQSRLRDLYDAEKRDPKAIGAAYQRIFDLRRQMIEATVAAHNRIEEQLTPEQRKTARDYWGRSWRGRMMGN, encoded by the coding sequence ATGAGCACGATTCGCAAAGTAGCAGCGGTTGTAATGGTGGCGGGCATGGCTTTGCCCGGGCTGGCGATGGCCGACCCTTCGCGAGGCGGCATGATGGGCGGCTACGGCGGCATGGGCCCCGGCATGATGGGGGGGCAGTACGGTCCAGGGATGATGGGGGGGCAGTACGGTCCAGGGATGATGGGGGGCGGCTATGGCCACGGCATGATGGGAGGCTACGGTCCCGGCATGATGGGCGCGCAGGGCGGCCTCTTCGGCATCGAGCTCGACGACAAGCAGCGCAAGTCCGTCAACGCCATACAGGACGAGCTGCGCCGCAAGCGCTGGGAGCTGATGGGGCGCACGATGGACGAGCAGAGCAGGCTGCGCGACTTGTACGACGCGGAAAAGCGCGACCCCAAGGCGATCGGGGCCGCCTACCAGCGGATTTTCGACTTGCGCCGCCAGATGATCGAGGCGACGGTCGCCGCGCACAACCGCATCGAGGAACAATTGACCCCGGAGCAGCGCAAGACGGCACGCGATTACTGGGGGCGGAGTTGGCGCGGCCGCATGATGGGAAATTGA